AGTTCACTTTAGTGATTCGGAATGCCCATCACTTGTGTGTACCAGACCAGGAAAGTCAAAAATTCTCCACATTATTCTTGTCTCCCTAAGGAATTCAATTActtaatgaaacaaaacatggcctGATAATTTACTAAAAATCTTGTTTCAACTACTTCAACACCACTATTTCTCAACGCAAGTAGTAATCCCTTCCAATCTTTGTCATGACAACTAGAGTTTCTACTATTATCATTAATATGAATGCAACAAAGACAGGAACAGtaaaaaattgtgaaattcctccctttccctcccaTATCTATAGCACTGAAATAACATGTTTTCTGCTGTCTCCATCTCTGGCAATGATAACACCTCCCAAACTGATGCTTCCCTGCCCATTTCATAGAAGTATTGAGCCTTGTGTCCCAATCTCAAccttgtaattgtttttgtctCTTCTCGTGGACCTTTTCCTGGATCATATACAGGTGTCACCTGTatttccctctctgtccatTAACTCTTTTGGCCTCAAGCAGCCCTGCAGGGTCTTTAGAAAGCCTCCCCTTACGAGGTCTCGAAGGGGCTGGCCCTGCTGGCAAAATGTCCTGCAACCTGCTCGCTTTCTTCCTTGGGGGCATTGGTACAATGCTGATTCAGCAGATGAGGGCTCATTTGCGCCACGGTACATATGTCCTGTTTCTTGACTGTTTCGGCTTGATTCCGCTGAGAATGTATCTGCCCATCGTTTGAGCAGTGCTTCTTGGCCCTATCAGTGAGGAACCATTAAATGTCTATTTCGGTTTCACCCTAGTGTACACCCCTTTCAGTTCCCTGTTGACAGGATTGAACAGCACTATATTTGAACATTTCAAACTAATCATCACTAAAATGAATCACCAAATGCATGTAATTAGTTTTACTCTAAATGTTTCATAGATTTTGCCATACTGTATGTACTCTATCAACTTTTGTCACCATTGCTacattccaaaaacaaaatctgaTTCCTGTGATGACAGTTCATTGTACTCCTGCCCTGAGGTCTTTCCACTCCAAACATATTTGTCTTCTGgtgtattgtttttaaagtgtCTGCTGTTAGGTCTATGTTTATCATGTGCtgttcattttttctttgtagttCAATGTTGTTTCTAATGTGCTACTTTTAATGTTTCTTCATAGTTGCTTCATAGTTTAGTGCTGGTGTAAATTTGATGGTTTTAATGTTTCTTGATAGTTGCTTCATAGTTTTTTAGATGGTTTTAATGTTTCTTGGTAGTTGCTTCATAATTTAGTGTTGGTTAAATTTGATGTTTTTAAGGTTTCTTGATAGTTGCTTCATAGTTTAGTACTGGTTTTAATGTGATGGCTTTTAAGGTTTCTTGTTAGTTGCTTCATAGTTTATAGGTGTTCTTATTGGTGTGTTTGGTTTGTCATTTGTTAGTACTATGTTGTTCTTCTaggtttctgtctgtgttcctttTGATTTAATCCCTACACCCCTTCCCTGCCAGGTCGTCAttgaaaaataagtatttgttctTAACTGACTTGCCttttaaaatatactttttttttccgGTTtctggctctggctgggccattacaaaatcttcttctggtgaagccatgcttttgtggatttggatgtgtactttgggtcgttgtcctgctgaaaggtgaacttcctcttcatcttcagcttttttgccaaaattgcctggtatttggaactgttcataattccctcaaccctgactaaggcccggtTCCagagccccaaagcatgatgctgccaccaccatacttcactgtgagtatggtgttctttgggtgatgtgcagtgttgtttttgcaccaaacatacctttggaattatggccaaaaagttcaaccttggtttcatcagaccataacacattttcccacatgcttttgggagactttttgcaaacttcagccgggtgtggatgtttttctttatacgaaaaagcttccgtcttgccaccctaccccataacccattcatatgaagaatacaggagattgttatcacatgtaacacacagccagtacttgccagaaattcctgcagttcctttaatgttgctgtagggctcttggaagcctccctgaccagttttcttctcatcttttcatcaattttggagggacgtccagttcttggtaatgtctctgaacagctgaactttatttgtgattaatcagagtcacttgatggcagatgtgtaattacttctatttaacatgagtttgaatgtgattggttgattctgaacacagccacatccccagtttgagagggtgtgcacacttatgcaaccaggttattgtaaggtttttatttttaattttacccccttgaagatttcagtttgtttttcaattaaattgttcacattataggtcacattaaaagtggaaaaggttctgacatgatttatctttgtctcattcttttaaatcacaacctggcattttaacagtggtgtgtatactttttatttccactgtgtGTTTTGATCTTATGCCAATGTCATTTCTGATCTTTGTCCTTTCTAAACTTTATTTTTGCAATGGATTCAGAGCAGAGGACCTACCTATAAATAATTTTTGACAAATTAGAGACTATGTTTGAATATTTATAGCTAGTATATACCTCTCCTTAATGTGACTAAGGTCACACTCTGCTTCATGGATTTGCCCTGTCCAAAAACCTTAGCAGCAATTGGTTAGGAATCTTTTTGATCATTTCAACTGTCCTAGAGGTCATGATGGACACAGATCCACTGTTAATGATTCTGGAGACTTAAGAAACACAACAAGAACTGATGTTTTACAGTCTAATTTCTGCCAAAAAAGTATCCTGATGttgagaataaaaataaaaacacattgtgcATTCTGTGTAAACCCCCCTATGCTGTATATTTGTGTTAAATGAAAGATATTTGAAACAGACATGCATCGAAATTGACTTTCCATATTGCTATCCTTCTGTAACATCAGTGCCCCCATAGGTATTGGGatacttttgtatttttatttcttttggcTCTTAACTGAAATCAACTAAGAGTTTCTGGAATAGATTCTTAGCTTTTATTTGAGTTTGTATACATTGTGGTTTTaccattaaaaatgaaaattccAATGTCAGAACTCATGTTTAGTAACGGGTTGCATATCCTTTGTATATAATAACTACTTACAGTCTGTGACCCACTGACCCAACCATTCACTGGGTATCCTCTCTGGTGATTCTCTGCCTGGCCTTGACAGTAGctatttttagttgttttttgtctcatctttAGAGCAAAAGTAAGGaattttcaattggatttatacattgacttggccagtcaaacATTTTTCCACTTCTTGGTTGCAAAAACCTGCCTAGTTGCGATGGCAGTATATTTAGGATAATTGTTTTTCTGTATGAGGAGTTTGGAGGGATTCACTTATACTTCAGCCGATGAAATGTTACggtacacttcagaatttatTCTGCTGCTGCTGAAGTCAGTAGTTACATTATCAACAAAGAAAAGTAAGTCAGTTTTAGTGGCAGGCATACCTGACTAAGCTGTAACCCTTGACATCactttggtcctcatgttgacagacaccgcagactccaaatgcaaacaaAGCCTAAAATCAATACTAGACATTAGCAGCTCTGTTAAGCTTGCACAAAATGATGTGACTATACACACCTAACCAGAAACACTTGTCAACCCTATTGTCCCATTAATTTTGGGGCCCGAAATAGGGGGGACTATGTATACAAAGTGCTGTAATTTCgataaataccctcaaataaaaataagaatgtatAATATAACCTCATAGTTATTCTTTAATCAATAATACCAAATATTTGTGGGATAAAGGTCAAGCTAGTAGTAtagccaaaagaagaaaaattaAGTTGCTGTTGCTAATTAAATAGGGCACTGTGATAAATGTGGAGAAGGCCGGGTCTTATTTTTTAGCTATGTCACTAAGCAACTAACTGAAAATAACAGTATTTCCACTGAAATTTCAGATATGCAATTTGATGACACgctagctaacatttttatGTCACTATTAACCACAAAACACTGAACTGATCAAGTAAATACTCAGTAAATAAAGAAGCATTTCAAAAATGCTGTTTGATATACTGATAATAGGGGGGCTCTATGCTACCTGATTAGAAAACGTATCTAGTATCATCATAAGCCATATTTAACCCTTTTGCAAGAGGTGCATCACATAATACCTtaaaactaaaagcaccagATTATTATTTCTGGGGCCAGTGGTGCAACCTCTGAATTGACAAAAAATATCATTCTCCAGACTGGGGCCCCAGTAGAAACCTGTGGTTTGAATTGAAGGGTGCAGTCTCTTTACGCAGACTTGAGGTATCAAGGATTGGGCAATATTTTGTCATAGTCCCACCTAATGTGCTCTCAAAGTTCACTGCCATTATCCTTGGTGAACTATTCAAAGGTATTGAATACAGAAATGCCAATAATGCCAATAATAATTACCTATGATAATTTGCCAAAGAAAAGGTTAACAGTTAATATagtttatttacagtatattccatgctatgaaataaaaatgcataaagCGCTGGGTACAGAGATGCATCCATGTgggacaaataaaatgtgataatacaattacaataaagttaagGCTTGAATGcgtataaaaataacaaaatgtcattATTAATATTTAGGCATGAGAGCAGAAGGATTACAAGACATGAGGAGACCTTTTTTGTACATAAAGATATCTATATACATTTCATGGGatgcaaaaaaaatgaatttactTAATATCACTGTTGAACATAAAAGGGCAAAAATACCCTAGAGGATATGGTCCTAGTTGTAGAATAAAAATCCCAGACAACATGGTCCTAGTCGTAGAATAAATATCCCAGACAACATGGGCCTATTTGTAGAATAAATACCATAGAGGAAATGGTCCTAGTTGTAGAATATCCCAGACAACAAGGCCCTAGTTGTAGAATAAATATCCTAGACAACATGGGCCTAGTTGTAGAATAAATACCATAGAGGAAATGGTCCTAGTTGTAGAATAAATATCCCAGACAACATGACCCTAGTTGTAGAATAAATATCCCAGACAACATGGTCCTAGTTGTGGAATACATATCCCAGAGAACATGGGCCTAGTTGTAGAATAAATACCCTAGAGGACATGGTCCTTGCTGTAGAACAAATGTCCTACACAACATGGGCCTAGCTGTAGAATAAATGTCTCAAACAACATGGGCCTAGTTGTAGAATAAATAACCTAGAGGACATGGGCCTAGTTCTAGAACAAATACCCTAGAGGACATTGTCCTTGCTGTAGAATAAATATCCTACACAACATGGGCCTAGCTGTAGAATAAATATCCCAATTCAAACGGTTAAGGATTACATTCATTTGGTAGCACACATAGTAACTCTCATATTTGGGTATTTCATAGGCAAGATAAAATTGAATAAAATACAGAGACCCCTTTCCTCATCCATGTCAGTAAACAAATCACTGTGGCATAAAGGCAGAACTCTGGCACGTACAATACTTCATCACAGCATGACAAACGGCAGAAGGTCATTGTGCCATGTCACACTGAAATGTAGACTGGAATGTGTTTGTGAAGATTTgtattgaaatgtgtttgtctgcttCCATTAAGTTCTGTCAGCAACAATTCGATCACAGCTACAGTGTCAATTAGCTTTGGTACAAAAGTTATTTAATTTCCAGCAGAATGCAGCACTCGCCTTGCAGCTTTGCCCTGGGGAGGCAGTTGCAGAGCGTCCTATGCGGTGCATGGCTCGGATTTATCCATCATATCCAGGATTTACATCAGGATGTATGCGGAAGCAGCTTCTTCTTATGCACATATACCCAGATAACGCACAGATGCATACAAGTCTGTGGATCAACGCTGTAGGTGTGATCGAGGTGTTAGGCATACTGGAACGACCAACAAATATCAAATTCCAAATGACAGTTCCATAATGGACCATTTTTACACTTGATTTATTAAATACATGGCAGTGCTTATCAGTTCTGTGAAACAAAACAGTTCGACTCTTACACACTAGGTTTCTACAAATATCAACATCagattcaaaatatattttggtgctCTTCAGAATTGCCTTGAGCGGTGTCCTTTTTTTAATACCacggacaataacaacaacgagatgaaaaatacaaaaacaaccgTAAAAGATATCGACCCTCCAACTGGAAAGTCTTGTGTGCATTGTGGTCTAAGATATACTTAAATTTGATGAAGCCTAGATGAAAACGTTATCTTTTGAAGTAACAAAATGAGGCAAACACTGACATTAGGAGTGGCACAAAAAAGCTTGTATACATGATTTAGGCATTCATCTTATTGGCAATTGGTCAGTTGACCTAACCATAAGGAAGACAAAGTTTCCAATGCAAATATACctttgcaagagtaaagagagaACACTACAAAATGCAAGTAAGTGGTCCTTTAATGCGTTATAATACCTATGGTTAACGTTTTAGCTGCCTGGAGCAATGCCTTTTATTGTCTTAGTAGACTAAAAACCTTTTTGGCCAATACTATTAGGCCTGAAAGTGCTGTAAAATCATCTTTGGATGTCCCAAACATTCCCCAGCCACACCTTATAGATGAAAGGAGGTGTAAAAAAGTACTTCTTGGTAAGGTACAATAGTCTGGCACATTTTTGgaaagcacacaaacaaacgGGGACATTCGgacaacaaacaaataaaaaaaaaacattatctggGATTGATTACGCGTGAGTGGAGAGTGACATCACAGGGTGTTCCTCTATAGGGGCCTGAGGCTGGTTGTCAGGGCTCAGATAAGGGAGATCCGTATGGGGATACTGGGAGACTCGGTCCTCTGTGGGGATTGATGACTCACCAGGTGTTCCACCACAGTGTGTTTAGACATGTGCTTCATAAGGTAGGTCTCCTGAGGATGTGCATAAAAGAAGCTCCCGTTAACACCAAGCAACACAACTAGGTATGTTTCCCAAATGTGATTTTgtagaaaacaatatttgacACATTTGATGCTTTATTGATATGGGGAAAGTAAGGAAGATGGAGTGTGCTGAAATAGCATTAGGCTGTAATTGAACCCATGCTTCAGTGGTACATGTCCACCAGAGGTTGCATCATAGACCCCTGGAGCAGCCTGGGCCATAGTCTTAGGTGATAATCTACAGTACCaattcaatgtatttatttactgaGAGTGCAGAAATACAACTAAGACATCGTTGGCTAACAGCTTTTACATTCTCCCAAATCTTGGGAAAAAAcgtcattttaaaataataagatAATTCAGATATCCAACATTTTCTCCAAACAAATACCTCCCAAGAAACTTCTCATGGTTTGTGGAGTGCAACCATACCACAACAGTGGATCGGCTACCTATTGTTTCCAATATCTTTTCTAATAAGTGGATTATATTGATCAGTGTCACCAATGGCATGCATTTGTTAATTGAAGTGGGGCTAATAGCATAAGCAAGGGGTTAAGTCTTTCCTCGAGGTGCCTTGGTCATTCCATGTATTTGTAATTATCCAAAATCTAGAACACCTGATTTAACTTGTGAACAGAACATCAAATCTTTGATAAGATGAAAACTTAAAAATCATTTAATTCTGTGTTTTGTACTTAATCTTTAGCTGGTGGACTTGAAGTATCTAGCATATTTGGGGGATCATGTTACACGGCTGTGTCCACGTATTTAAAGAAAGATGAGTGGTCAAGAGCATTGTGCCTGTACACAAAAGGTTGCTGGTACTAACTCCCATGGCGACAAagcaaaaaagcaaaaaaattcACCTGAACAAATTAGTTAACCCTAATTTCTCCCAGGTTGTTGCAGTAAAtaagaatacatttgtttttctttttctcccagATAAAATTATTCTGAATCTAATTATATGTTCTGGCAATGCCACAATTGCCAGAACATATAGCTATTTGGAAAGCCATTTAAAAAAGAGCTATTTGGAAAGCCATTTAAAAAAGGAGACTTCCATTTGTTTTCCCCGAAAATATATACTCACACAGGCGGTTGAATACTAACGTTCATTTGAATATCCAACTGCCCATCCCCAGTGGACATCAGCTCATGCTGTTCCTTAGTATACTCACTGAAGTGTAGGCTCTACCacacatgctgcagcagtagGCCTTGGCGTTTTTAATGGCATGTGCAGACAAGTGTATCTGCAGCGAGGCCGAGTCTGAATAGGCCCGGTAGCAATTCGGACACTTGTAGGGCTTGTCTTTGTTGTGCTGTCTCTGGTGAGACTGAGGGAAACAGAAGGTCACAGTGACTGCATTAACACAGTGATTTGCAGGAGTAGTAATTTAGAATTTCAGGGCAAACTGTTACTTGGCAGGAAATGCACTTCCTGTTAGTGATGCGGGGGACAGCTGTTTTTCCCCCTCAGCCGCATGCGATTCCAAAGTCTGAGCATAAACGATGATAAAGACGAAAAGAAACATTTCCTCAGAAAAAGCTACTTAAATATCCTTAGCCCACGTTGTCTGACAGAAGAACCGGAAACAATAGATCtgaaattatgttttggggcTAGAGAGAAAGAGTTTGCTATGCCTTGAGATATGTGAGTGATATGTAAAGAACCAAGCGTTATCTGTTTGGGGAATTTAGGGGAGGGAGTAGCGTTGTTTTTAGATCAAGTGCTTAACACTGAATGACAGTGAGGCGTGTCCTGGCTGCTGAAATGTAGCTCACTCCGGAAAGGCATACTACTGCCTGGTTCTCTCAGAAGTAACAGATGGTTAATTTCGATGACATTTTTAAACGAAATCTTCAATTCTTGACAAAGGTTGTCTGAATACTATGTCAGAACAGTGCCTATAGAAAGTATACATTTCAAATCTTTGGTCATGTCAGTGCCTAAATGGGGAATAGTTCTCCAACTTACTGCacctacatacatttttattattggaATATGTTattacagtgccttgcaaaagtattaaaACCCCTGCCTGATTATCTCTCATTACTGAATAGTGAatggtacattgacattttgttctgCTCGaatttttaaaacactgacagtcCAATTCATACTTATTCATgcatatttcagtattttatttaatattttccaacataaaaacaacatcccCTTTCAATAAttggtcattgttttaaaagaaaatgtcaaacataacaaaatgtcaatgcgccatttgtaattcagtaaaatttgAGAATTTGTCATGggtcaagaaaaaaataaacaaagctGAAAAATAGTATTGTAATGTAGACTTTCTATGGGCACTGTATAATAGAATGTCATGAGGATGcaagaaaatatcaggaaagTACAGTAGAATGTTAGTAAAAGCCTTTAAAAAGCCATTAGAAACTCTGCTTCAACACCTCAAAACTAGgacaaagtatttgtttgatGAGATTTCTCACATTTATTAAGGTCAAGGTCACGAAATGCATGGGGGTTTGTGGAAATAGTTGTGGTTCAAAGATCAACAGTGAAGTAAACAGAAAAACCCTTCCAGTTCTTACCTGCAGGTTGGAGAGCTGAGTGAAGGATTTTGCACAACCTGGATGGGCACATTTATAGGGCCGATCTCCGGTGTGAATTCTATTAAAGATATAACAGGAACAATTATTTTTCAGCATCTGGCCATATTGTCTAAGGTTTTGGCCTTTAGTATCTTTCACTACTATTAGCCCCACTTTATCGGTGTAATAAAGTCTGAAAATACCTTAACAATACATTAACACTCCCCCAGGtatttgtttggacagtgaaccTAAACATTAGACTTCCTAAACCTGCTAACCTCTCACCATGAACCATAACCAGGTAGGATATGATATacggtgtgtatatatattaattaaattatttcacAAATCAAACCGTTTTAAGGGGGCCAATCACTTGCCAACTCACATTCTAATGACaggtatatacacacacttgtTCTTTAATACCATTATTAAGGAaaatcatttaatttaaattgtaaatAGGTCATATTTAATAGATACCCGAAAACAGTTGGCTgttttaaacaaaatgagacCAAAGATACAAGAGCTTTAATTTCTAAACAGTAAAAcagataaaaaacatttttaaaaaactaaaaaggtgACCTTCTATACCACCAACTAATGAAACATTTGATCtcaaattgaaaacatttcccTATGAAGCCACTAGAAAGGCTTTGGCTTCATTAACAAAACACTTAAAGTTGTTTATATTAAAAGAAaaggcttttcttttcaaagaaaGATGGGCTACATCAACACTACACCATAAGACCCAGTTCCCCTGTCCCCCGGCAGTGAATGAATAATCAGGTATATCGAAACAGTCGAAATCCTGTTATCAAATGAATCCATAGATTTCACCTGGTGTGCTGCTGCAGGTGAGAGAGCTGGCGGAAGGATTTCTCGCAGTAGGAGCAGTGATACGGTTTGACGCCCAGATGTATGCGGAGGTGCTGGGCGAGGTAGGACGCGTTGGCAAAGGACTTGGAACAATGGGGACACTTGTGAGGCTTGGTCTCCGTGTGAGACTTGGAGTGGATCTGCATGTCCGACTTGGAGAAGAACGTCAGCGGGCATGATTTACACCTGGGTGAAACAAAAGGAAAGATGGGAGAAACCATACGGTCAATAAGACAGAAAGGCATTCAGAGGGTAATCAACACGGAGCAGTCTGTAAAAGGTTCATAGGCGCTCATGCCTGTAGCATTTCCCCTCTTTGGGAGTGATGGTGTGGGAGGACTGGTCATTGCCTGAGGCCAGGATGGGGTAAGGTACCACCAACAGAGGGCCACCACCGTTCTCCGCTTTGATCTTCTTACGCCCTCGCCCCTCCGTCTTGGGAGGGGGGCCCAGCAGTCCGGCAAGGCCCCCGTTGCTTTTGAGTTGGTCAATCCCGGGGCCGCTGGCCAAGCCCGAGAGGACGTGATGAGGCGAGGGCACGCCGCCTAGCCGGCTCTGGCTGGAGGTGGGTGTGGTCAGGGTGACGCCCTCTGTGGTGGTGTGGTTGCCCGTTCGAGAGGAAAGCGCCAAACCTGGCAAGTCAAGAGTTGAACATCACTGAGGAACGAGACAATGGCTGCCAAAGTATGTATCTTCAGAAATCTCTTAACAGAAAACCTGCAAGATCAAGACCGCAGGCAGTTTGAAATCACATCGCTATGCCAGAAGTCAGATTAGACTGCAGGCCGACAGTACAGTTTTTTCCCCGAATGGGCTGCGCAGGACTGCCTCTCTTGGTGCCAGGTGGACATTACGGTGTCAAAACATCTCGTGATTACCTGACAGATGGTTTGTTCTAGAGGGTTGGTCTATGATTTGACGCAAATGCCAGTCTTCCCACAATCCTCTAGCTTTTATAGCTGTCTTATCATCCATATTCAAGTTTACATCCCCAAGAATACGTCCTGTTAGAGATGTGCACAAAATTCAGGTAATTTAccagaaacacatttaacatTGAACATTAACAGGAATGGAATGCATTGGCTCAAAGAAATGGttccccatccatccatccatccatccatcatggACCGAGAATACAAGTATTACAGAGATTACAGACAGCTGAAAGTGAGGGGAC
This sequence is a window from Esox lucius isolate fEsoLuc1 chromosome 17, fEsoLuc1.pri, whole genome shotgun sequence. Protein-coding genes within it:
- the znf362a gene encoding zinc finger protein 362a isoform X2, which produces MWDRLWIEALGGSELICIQNTPDKMFYDFFTFQVLKVFFLKPGNERRHPDRIKEKMAEPRFNNAYFWPPPPTMPGQLDNLVLINKIKEQLMAEKIRPPHLAPSAVPSQQQLLGSPPQGEGGQHAPMSVQKLQQMQQGLHAHSPSQPDVALHARPASSSVAGLALSSRTGNHTTTEGVTLTTPTSSQSRLGGVPSPHHVLSGLASGPGIDQLKSNGGLAGLLGPPPKTEGRGRKKIKAENGGGPLLVVPYPILASGNDQSSHTITPKEGKCYRCKSCPLTFFSKSDMQIHSKSHTETKPHKCPHCSKSFANASYLAQHLRIHLGVKPYHCSYCEKSFRQLSHLQQHTRIHTGDRPYKCAHPGCAKSFTQLSNLQSHQRQHNKDKPYKCPNCYRAYSDSASLQIHLSAHAIKNAKAYCCSMCGRAYTSETYLMKHMSKHTVVEHLVSHQSPQRTESPSIPIRISLI
- the znf362a gene encoding zinc finger protein 362a isoform X1; protein product: MWDRLWIEALGGSELICIQNTPDKMFYDFFTFQVLKVFFLKPGNERRHPDRIKEKMAEPRFNNAYFWPPPPTMPGQLDNLVLINKIKEQLMAEKIRPPHLAPSAVPSQQQLLGSPPQGEGGQHAPMSVQKLQQMQQGLHAHSPSQPDVALHARPASSSVAGRILGDVNLNMDDKTAIKARGLWEDWHLRQIIDQPSRTNHLSGLALSSRTGNHTTTEGVTLTTPTSSQSRLGGVPSPHHVLSGLASGPGIDQLKSNGGLAGLLGPPPKTEGRGRKKIKAENGGGPLLVVPYPILASGNDQSSHTITPKEGKCYRCKSCPLTFFSKSDMQIHSKSHTETKPHKCPHCSKSFANASYLAQHLRIHLGVKPYHCSYCEKSFRQLSHLQQHTRIHTGDRPYKCAHPGCAKSFTQLSNLQSHQRQHNKDKPYKCPNCYRAYSDSASLQIHLSAHAIKNAKAYCCSMCGRAYTSETYLMKHMSKHTVVEHLVSHQSPQRTESPSIPIRISLI
- the znf362a gene encoding zinc finger protein 362a isoform X4, which encodes MAEPRFNNAYFWPPPPTMPGQLDNLVLINKIKEQLMAEKIRPPHLAPSAVPSQQQLLGSPPQGEGGQHAPMSVQKLQQMQQGLHAHSPSQPDVALHARPASSSVAGRILGDVNLNMDDKTAIKARGLWEDWHLRQIIDQPSRTNHLSGLALSSRTGNHTTTEGVTLTTPTSSQSRLGGVPSPHHVLSGLASGPGIDQLKSNGGLAGLLGPPPKTEGRGRKKIKAENGGGPLLVVPYPILASGNDQSSHTITPKEGKCYRCKSCPLTFFSKSDMQIHSKSHTETKPHKCPHCSKSFANASYLAQHLRIHLGVKPYHCSYCEKSFRQLSHLQQHTRIHTGDRPYKCAHPGCAKSFTQLSNLQSHQRQHNKDKPYKCPNCYRAYSDSASLQIHLSAHAIKNAKAYCCSMCGRAYTSETYLMKHMSKHTVVEHLVSHQSPQRTESPSIPIRISLI
- the znf362a gene encoding zinc finger protein 362a isoform X3 encodes the protein MMAEPRFNNAYFWPPPPTMPGQLDNLVLINKIKEQLMAEKIRPPHLAPSAVPSQQQLLGSPPQGEGGQHAPMSVQKLQQMQQGLHAHSPSQPDVALHARPASSSVAGRILGDVNLNMDDKTAIKARGLWEDWHLRQIIDQPSRTNHLSGLALSSRTGNHTTTEGVTLTTPTSSQSRLGGVPSPHHVLSGLASGPGIDQLKSNGGLAGLLGPPPKTEGRGRKKIKAENGGGPLLVVPYPILASGNDQSSHTITPKEGKCYRCKSCPLTFFSKSDMQIHSKSHTETKPHKCPHCSKSFANASYLAQHLRIHLGVKPYHCSYCEKSFRQLSHLQQHTRIHTGDRPYKCAHPGCAKSFTQLSNLQSHQRQHNKDKPYKCPNCYRAYSDSASLQIHLSAHAIKNAKAYCCSMCGRAYTSETYLMKHMSKHTVVEHLVSHQSPQRTESPSIPIRISLI